ATTGGCTCCATGGCAAGCATGGCAAAATCAATTCGCTGATGCGTTAGAATCGGTCTCATCCCCACAAGGGCTGAACCGATCGCAACGCCCGTCATCCCATTTTCTGAAACGGGCATATCCATCACACGCCCATTTCCAAACTTTTCTTGTAGGCCTGAAGTCGTCCCAAAAATACCTTTCGGATCCGGCACTCCCAATCCCATGATATAAACGCTCGGATTGCTCTCCATGCAAAGCGTGGTCGCTTCGCGAATGGCTTCAAAAAATTTAAGTTCTCTAGGCATAGACATTCTCATAAAGCGCTGATTCTTCTGGAAAAGGACTTTGTTTAGCAAATTGAACCGATCCTTCTACCTCATCATCAATCAATTTTGCCATTTGATTTAATTCTTCTTCCGTAATACTGTTTTCGTTTAGTAATTTTTTTCGGAAATTTTCAAGAGGACATTTCTTTTTCCAAATTTCAAATTCTTCAGGCGTTCGATAACCCAAGTCATTGTCAAAATTTGGACCGCAATGCTCGCGCCAGCGGTAGGTCGTAAACTCAAGAAAAGAGGGGCCTTTGCCTTCACGTGCCTTCTGAATGGCTTTTTGGGCAAGCGTAAAAACCGCCACGACATCATTGCCATCCGCTTTATGGCTTTCAATGCCGTACCCGCACACCAGTTCAAAAACTTCACGATTTTCGGGCTGGCGAACTTCCAGAGGCGAATAGACAGAATATAAATTATTTTCACAAATAAAAATCACCGGCAGTTTTTTCAAAACAGCAAAATTAATACTCTCATGAAACACACCTTCTTCAGTCGCCGCCTCTCCAAAGAAAACCGTGGTCACACGAGATTCTTTTTTCATTTGAGTCCCCAAGGCGGCTCCAACCCCAATAGGAATCGTACTTCCCACAATGGGCGTAGACCCCAGAAAACCAACTGAAAGATCAATCAAATGCATGGACCCGCCCTTACCTTTTGAGCAGCCCGTCCCCTTTCCATAAAGCTCCGCCATCATTTTTCTAAGATCCCCACCCTTAGCTAAATAATGGCCGTGAGCACGATGACCGCTCATCGCATAATCTCCCTGGGTCAACGCCTGACAAACACCGACAGCAACGGCTTCCTGACCAATACAAAGATGTATCGGACAACGCATTTCCTGTTCTGGATAAAGCTCCGCAATCTTTTCCTCGATTTTGCGAATGCGGAGCATTTGGTAGTATAGTTTTTTTAGAATTTGGACTTCCATAGGGTAATAAGAGTGAGTGGTTATTGGTGAGAGGTACTTTTACCACTCACCACTCTACCCCTCACCTCAACTGCATTTTTTGCATGGTCTTAATATTGTAGTAGCGTGGGTCCGTCATAGAATCAGGAATTTTGTTTGCTTGAAATGCTTCAACCAAATCTCTCACCGCATCCTCAATCGTATGCTTTGGAATAAATCCCAATTCTCTTTTAATTTTTTCTGAAGAAACATGGTAAGACCGATTGTCGTCCGTAGGTGTTGTCACCACCTTTACATCTTGGCCCACAATTTTCTTCACCATTTGAGCAATGTCCATCA
This is a stretch of genomic DNA from Chlamydiota bacterium. It encodes these proteins:
- a CDS encoding thiamine pyrophosphate-dependent dehydrogenase E1 component subunit alpha, producing the protein MEVQILKKLYYQMLRIRKIEEKIAELYPEQEMRCPIHLCIGQEAVAVGVCQALTQGDYAMSGHRAHGHYLAKGGDLRKMMAELYGKGTGCSKGKGGSMHLIDLSVGFLGSTPIVGSTIPIGVGAALGTQMKKESRVTTVFFGEAATEEGVFHESINFAVLKKLPVIFICENNLYSVYSPLEVRQPENREVFELVCGYGIESHKADGNDVVAVFTLAQKAIQKAREGKGPSFLEFTTYRWREHCGPNFDNDLGYRTPEEFEIWKKKCPLENFRKKLLNENSITEEELNQMAKLIDDEVEGSVQFAKQSPFPEESALYENVYA